The following proteins are encoded in a genomic region of Alnus glutinosa chromosome 8, dhAlnGlut1.1, whole genome shotgun sequence:
- the LOC133875630 gene encoding heavy metal-associated isoprenylated plant protein 47-like — protein MKQKIVIKVQQLSSEKCRAKAMKIAAREDGVSSVAVEGSERDQLVVGGEGVDPANLTSSLRKKLCPAATLLSVEEVKEKVERNPEVIISPSQSVTNFSEYLPAYYQIYQAPFPNSYEVVYDPYPTNCSIM, from the exons ATGAAG CAAAAAATAGTTATCAAGGTGCAACAACTGAGCAGTGAAAAATGCAGAGCCAAGGCCATGAAGATTGCCGCGAGAGAAGATG GTGTGAGCTCGGTGGCAGTAGAAGGGTCAGAAAGAGATCAGTTGGTGGTGGGTGGCGAAGGAGTTGACCCGGCTAACTTGACCAGCTCGCTAAGGAAGAAGCTTTGCCCAGCTGCCACCCTATTGAGCGTCGAAGAAGTGAAGGAAAAAGTGGAAAGAAATCCGGAAGTTATAATTAGCCCTTCACAGAGTGTTACCAACTTTTCAGAGTACTTACCAGCGTATTATCAAATATACCAAGCACCATTTCCCAATTCCTATGAAGTCGTCTACGATCCGTATCCAACTAACTGCTCCATCATGTAA